The window CACCGCAACATAAGCTTCAGACCGTCCCAGTGGGAGTCCAGTTCAAAAAAGCGGGTCAATTCCTCAACCGGATAGTTGTTGATCCAAAACCGTACGGTGACCGGGTTGATCCCTTTTTCGGGAGACGGGCGGTCCAGAGCGACCCCCGGCACGATTTTCACCCACAGTTCCCCCCGTTCCAGCATCCACCTCAGCCGATCTTTTTCATCCAGTCCGGCGGGACCCGCGAAATCCACGACCGGCTGCAACAGCCGGCGGAAGCGCTCTCTTGGGGCCTCCAGATCGCCTGCCTCGCCCCCGATCAACTCCTCTAGAAAACCCCAAAGCGCCGGATCCGGATAAAGACTTTCCGCCAGCCCCCAGAACCATCTGGCAGCCCCATAATGCGCCAGCTCCTTAACAAGACAGGCGCGTACGTCGATGAGCCCCCACAGCAGGCGCAGGTTGGCGGCGCCATCACACGTGGTCAGCCGTCTAATCAATTCGGGGGTCAGATACTCCCCCACCCGGCGGAAGACATCAAAGAAGGCCGTTCCGGACCGCCCAAACTCTCGAATCTCTAAGGGTGGCGTTAACGTCCCCGGCCGGCATTCCGCACGGCGCGCCAGTTCCTTGATTTCCGCAAAGCTCTTGCAGAACAGCCCGTTGACGATTTTCGCCACGCATAATTCCAGGTAATCCGGCTTCTGGGCCGCCGCCGGACCAATACTCTTGCGCAGTGTCTCCACAAGCCAGGGATACCGGTGCAGAAGCAACTCGACAAACACACACTGACCCCGGATCAGAGTGTTAAAGTCCCTCTTCAGCACTTCCACATCTTCCGGAGGAATTCTGGCCGTCACTCCGTGAAAACGCTCCGAGGCGGCCGTAAGGAGGTTATGTCGCCGCCCTTTTCCGGGATAGGTGTGGAAAAGCTCCACCCGGTTGTGCCGCCTCAAGTGTTCCGCGCTGTCCAACAGCAGGATGTCGTGGGCGAATTCAATCAACGCGTGGTCGACCAACCGATATAAGGCCAGGATTTCCGGGAAGAACCAAGCGCCCAGAACCTGGTGGGCGTTGGAGTACCCCGAGAAAATCTCGCTCCCGTCCGGCTCGGTAGCGGGGTCTAAGACCGGCCCCCCCTGCCGGTCGACCGGAATGTAGTGGGCGTACCAGTCCGCCAACTGGTGGGAAAGCCAGCCGCAGGCAACCACGAAATCCCGCTCCGGGTAGGTAATCTCCCGGTTCCCCCGGGCCGCCTCCAGCCATTCGTCGATTAACGTGTAACCAAAAACGGGAATACCCCGGGCGTGATCGGGGTGGTAATTGTGGGCATAATCGTAGATGGACGTGCCGCCGGATCCGAGATGGTACAGCGAAATCACGTCGGCGCTGTTGCCGGCGAAGAAGTAGGTCTCCCGATGGGACGAGAGCCGGGCCAAAATCTCCGGGTTAACCCTGCCGTTGCCCCGGTCCCGTTCCTCCCGGGCGCGCTCAAGAGCCCATTTGTTAAGCAGGGGGTGGGTAGCAGGACCCCAGCCCAACACCGGCAGGAGCGGCAACACTAGGACCCGGGTCAGAAAGGCTTTCAACCAAAACCGGAAAACCTTCAACGCCAAAACCATCCCTTCCAGCCCTGCCTTCCATCCTATGCAGTTGATCTGGTGAGGGGCACCTCGTGCCGGGTAGGAAAATCTACCACATACTGCAATTTGCCCTGGTTTCGGGGCCGTGGTATCTTTAACGCAAATGCGGTAATGAGGATGAGGGGGAACTTGACCTTGCGCGGGTTCGTGGCCCGAATTGCCGCCCGGCTTGCCGGTACCGGATGGCGCCTGGTCGCGGTTGAACTGCTGGCCGTTATTACTGGGGCGGTGTTCTTTGTGACGGTCTTCGGCCCGGCGGTATACGAGGTGCAGGGCGTCTTCTTCCGGGGCGAGCTGCGCCCGGTCCTGAACGGCCGGACAGTGCTGGAGATCCCGCCGGTCGGCAGTCTCACCGCCGACACGCACCCCACCCCGATAGAGATTCAGATCACCGTACAGGGCGTGAGGCCGGATGTTATCGGCCGGCAACTATACCCCCAGGTGGATTCCAACCTGATCAGCAACTTTGAATCAAAATCCCAGCAGACGCTCACGGCTTTCGCCGCCCGGCAAGTCGCCTTTGGGGCCCTGGGCGCGGTCATCATCTTTTGGGCCTTGGCCCGCCCCCCCTCGATCCGGCTCGTCCGGGCCGGAATCTACGGCGCCCTGCTCGTCGGGCTCACCCTGGGTCTGACCCTACATACCTATGACCGGTCGGCCTTCCGGGAGCCAGAGTACCATGGGGCCATCGCCGCCGCCCCGCGGGTCATGCACATGGCCGACCAGTTGCTGGATAAGCTTCAGGACTTTCAGAACAAGACTGATCTTCTGGTGAGCAACATCCAGATCCTTTCCGGACAGGTGGACCGGCTGTCTCTGTTGGGAACCGCCGGCGAGGAAAGCAACCGGCGGGTGCTGGTAATCGCAGACATTCATAACAATCCAGTCGGCCTTGACTTTGCTCAGGCCTTGGTCCATCACTTTCAGGTGGACACGGTTCTCGATGCCGGTGATCTGACCGACTTCGGTTCCCCGCTCGAAGCGCAGGCGGCGGCCAAGCTGGCCGATTTGGGCGTGCCCTACGTCTTCGCGCCGGGCAACCACGATTCAACCGGGGTCATGGATTTTGTGCGGGGCCTTCCAAATGGGCTGTTGTTAAACGGTCGGGTCGAAGACGTCAAGGGAATCAAAATCCTGGGCTCTCCCGATCCCTGGGCTTACGTTGACGCGGTGACAGCCGTGGACGCCGACGAGGAGCGCCTGCTTCTGCAGGAACAGATCGACTGGCTGCGCGGCGAGTTTGACCGGGCGCAGACGAAGCCGGACATCCTGCTCGTGCACCACCCGGATGTGGCCCGGGCTTTCGCCGGCCAAATACCCATCCTCATCAGCGGCCACACCCATCGAACGGGATTCGAAAACCTGGAAGGCTCCTGGCACATCAACCCCGGCAGCACCGGTGCCGCCGGCCTGCGGGGACTGCAGTCCGCCTCGGAGATCCCCTACGCGGCGGTGATCATCCACTTCGACGGCGCCGACCGTACCGCCATCCTGGCCGACTTCATTACCTATCACTCCCTTTCGGGCCGCTTCACGGTGGAGCGGCGGCTGATGGGTAAACCGAACGCCGAAAACGGGTCCACGTTCCAGGACCAGGAACCGCCGCTTCGCCCGCCCGTTCAAACCCGCCCTTAGACTAATCCGGCCGAGCCCTCCGGGGTCGCTCCCCGGCCCGGCCCGGTATAGACTACCTGATCCTCGGAGAAGATAAGCAAGAATGCAAAACTTGTCATGGGGAGGGATCCGGCGTGGTCAATATCACGATCTACTCCAACCAGGTGGAAGGCGCGACCTGAAGGAGCCTGCAGGCTTGGGCCGGGAAAGTCAAAGACAAATATGGTGACGCCGTCCAGGTGGACGTGGTCCGGCTGCAGGACCGGAAACACAACGGCAATCCGGATACCCCGACGGCCCCGAACATTGCGGTTGACGGGCAACTGTTTGGGCAAACGCGTAACCCTGAGTGAACTCGACCGGGTCGTGTCCGGCAGGCTCAAGGCACACTAGTTCCCGCCGGCTGTCGGCCGTCCGGCTGTACGCCGGCTTGGGACGCGTGGGCACAGAGGTCGGACAGCGGACACTCCGGGCAGCGCGGGCCGGTCTTGAGGCACAGGCGATGACCGTGCGTCACCAGCAACGCGTGGTACTCGTTGAAGAGCGCTGCGTTCAGCGGCAGGTGGGCCTCAAACAGGTGCTGGAGTTGGTCGTAGGACTCGCCGCCGTGGGCCAGCCCCAGGCGCTTCAGAATTCGGTGCGTGTAATGGTCTATCACGAACACCGGCCGGCCCGCGGCGTAAAGCAAGATAGAGTCGGCAGTCTCCTTACCGATCCCCCGCACCGCCAGGAGGCGCCGCCGCAAGGCCCCGGGCTCCTGTTGGAGAAACAGCCCGGTGTCCCCGCCGAAATCCTCACGGATCACCAGGCATACATCCTTAAGCCGCTGGGTCTTCTGGTTGTAATAGCGGGTAGGCCGAATCAGAAGGCCCAACTCGGCATGGGGCAGGGCCAGAATGCCTTCTACCGACAGGCTGTCCCGGGCCTTCAAGTTCGCAATCGCCTTTTCCACATTCCTCCAGGATACCTGCTGCGTTAAAATGGCACCCACGATCACCTCAAAGGCCGACTCCGCCGGCCACCAGTGGCGGGGCCCATAATGCGCGTACAGCCGCTCGTAAACGTCCAGCAGAAACCCCTGCAAGTTCTCTCTCCCCGGTTCACGCTGTGTCTCCTCGCCACTATAACACAAAAAACAAGGGTGCGATGAACCTTTAGGCTTTGGAGAACTAAGTTCATAGTCTTTAATCGCCTTCAAGTTATCGCACCCTTATGACCTGATTCTGCCCGTTGCGGATACCAAATATACATGCGCCTAGTTTATTTTGTAACTGCTCTGGTAACCCTGCGGGAGGCAAATCAGAGAAACCGGGTGTGGTATGGGCGTCCGGACCCCCGCCACTTGCAGGCCCAAGTCTTCCAGTGTCTTAATCAAGAGCATCTGATCCCGGAGCCTCCTGGCCAGACAATCCAACTCAAAAAAAATAAAATACGATACGCCGCCTTCCTCGATCCGGGCTAGGGCCGCTTGAAGGCCCGGACGGTCCAACGTCCAACCCGAGAGACCCTCATCCGTGAAGACCTCTACCTCCGTACAGCCGACCCTCAGCGCGTACTCTTTGCATTCAAGTATCTGTAAGTCCAAAGAAAACGCATCCGCTGACGGTTTGGTCTGACGGGCATACACAATGGCCGTCATGCCTCGCACTCCTTTTCAACTAGTTCCGGTTGTCCCCAAATTAACAGGTCTTTGGGGGCAAATGCAATGCCAAATCTCTGGTTGTTCCAGAAACTTATTGCTGCAATGCCAGCGACGGCCGCCGGCAAAGCGGGAGCTTTCCTAAAAATAATATAAATAATATACGGAGGGAGCTTGAGCACCGGACCGGATTCAGGCCCGATTCCGGCAGTCAACTTTTTCTATCTGCGTTTGTGTTTCCCAGTCGGTAGTGACGAGCCCGCCGTTCGGCAAAGCCGTCATCCCCCGGGGGCCGGTAACGGCTGAAGCCATTTGCGATGTTCGGGAGAAAAGATAAATAGGCTGTTTTAGAGTTGCGGAAAAAACATTTTACCCCGGTCCAATCCGGATTTTATGCGGTTTGCAGGGATGGGTAACGGGCGGATCGGCAAAATTGACCCCAAGGGAGAAAAGCGGAGAAAAAGCGAAGGAGAATGAGAAATAAGAAGGGAAACCCCCTTTTGTGGAGAATCCTTTTTGTAACCACCAAAAAAGAACCACGAAGGAGGTTTCCCTTATGGCCATTATACCACAACAGCGGCTTTTTGGGTGGCAGGAAATCGACGAACTCGGTGACTTGGAACGTTTTTTGCTTGTAGTGAACCACCTGCCCGATGAGCAGTTGATGCAAAAGCTGGAGAGAGAGCGTGGTAAGGGACGGGATGATTACCCGGTGCGGGCGGTTTGGAACTCCATCCTGGCCGGGATCGTATTTCAGCACGTGTCTGTGGAGAGCCTGCGGCGGGAACTCTGCCGGAACGGCCAGTTGTGGGAACTTTGCGGTTTTGATCCGGCCCGGGGCGAGGATGCCGTTCCGCCTTCTTACATATACAGCCGCATCTTGGTGAAACTGATGCGGCACGCCGACGAAGTGGAAAACATATTTACGCGGCTGGTGGATGAAATAAGAGTGCTGCTACCGGATTTCGGTCGAATTTTGGCCATAGACAGCAAAGCCGTCAGCAGTCTGGCCCGGGGCAAAAAGCGGGATGAAGAAGAGAAGGTCCAAAAGCCTGACGGGCGCCGGGACACCGATGCGGACTGGGGCCGGAAAACATACCGGGGGCGTAAGAAAGGCGGCACCCTATGGGAAAAAGTCGTGTGGTGGTTTGGCTACAAACTCCACCTTGTAGTTGACGCTGTTTATGAACTGCCGGTGGGATTTGCGGTGACAAAGGCATCGGCCAGCGACGTGAAAGAGGGACATATACTCATTGATCGGGTGGCGAAAGAGCATCCGGAGATTGTGGCCCGCTGCGAGGCATTGGCGGCGGACAAAGCCTTTGACGACATCAAGCTAAACGTGAAACTCTGGGACGAATACCGGATCAAGCCCGTGATTGACATCCGCAACACGTGGCGGGACGGCGAGGAGACGTGGCTTGTAACCGGTAAGGAGAACATCGTTTACGATTACCGTGGAACGGTTTATTGTTGCTGCCCCGAGACAAACAAACATCGCGAGATGGCCTTCGGGGGATTTGAGAAAGACCGGGAAACCTTGAAATACCGCTGTCCGGCCCGGCACTACGGAGTAGAGTGCCGGGGCATGGAACAATGTGCCGCAACCGGTGGGATACGTATTCCCCTGGTGGAAGACCGGCGGATCTTCACCCCGCTGGCGCGGTCCAGCTACAAGTGGAAAACACTCTACAAAAAGCGTACGGCGGTAGAAAGGGTAAATGCCCGCCTGGACGAGGCCTACGGATTTGAAAAGCATTTCATTCGGGGCTTGAAGAAGATGAAGCTGCGTTGCGGGTTGGCCCTGATGGTGATGCTGGCGATGGCCGTGGGCCGACTGCGACAAAAACAAGGAATAGACTTAAGGAGCCTGGTGAAGGCGGCCTGACGGGGCTCAACCGGAAAACAGATTACCTGCCAAGAGACGCCCAGAGTGGCGCTGGGGTAAGTTTGCCCTTTGGCAGAGCGGCATAGTCTATATACTCCATTTACCCCAATATTAGGTTGCTAACTGTGTTTTGTGGCTTGGGGAACAGCCGGTGCCGGGTGTGGGCGTTGCCTTGTCGGGACCAAAAATGCTTACAACGCAAAACGCTGGGCTGCAACTCGCCTTGACAAACCGCCCCCCGGCATCTACACTGTTACTAGTACACAAAACGTCGGAGTGGCGGAATGGCAGACGCGCACGTTTGAGGGGCGTGTGGGGTACTCCCGTGGGGGTTCAAGTCCCCCCTCCGACACCAAATGCAGACAGGCAAAAGGGCTGTGGGTTTGGAACACAATTCCACCAGAGCCCTTTCTTTATTTATATTTTATATTTTAGCGTGTGACGTAAGCGTGTACGACGCATTGGGGTCTTAATAGAAGGTCCTTTTTTGGCTAACACTAATTGGTGTGAGGTGATGGGGGCTGTTTGCCGGATCGCGGTGGTTGACTTCGTGGGTGCGGTTGTCTTTGATTCAGTTATGGCCCTTACGCTGGCTTGGTTGGATAACCGGCTGCCGCAGGGTGAATAATAGCCTGATATAGCGTGAAATTCTCACGTTTGTTTCACCGGGCTGCCAAGCTCATCCGGCCGCCGGAGCGCCGGCTGCCGGTTTTCATCATTGCTATTTGGGCGCTGACGCTTGCCGACGTGGCGCTCACACATCACGGTCTTCAGATTGGTGCCATCTGCGAGGGTAATCCCATCCTGGCCGCACTTTTTGACATCTCCCCCGCCCTTGCCGCAGCCTCCGTCTTGCTCTACGTGGGCTTGGCGTGCGTCGCATTGTGGTGGGCACGGAACAAAGTTGTCTGGCTGCCGGCGGCCGTGCGGGTGATCGTTGTTGTCAAGGTGGTTGTGCTGGGAGCCCACGCACTGTGGGCTTTTCGTATTGTTTGAAACTCTCCGGTTTTCTCTGCAAAATGTTCCTGGAACTCCAAAAGGAACGGGTATTTGAACGTAGAAGCATTGGAAAAAGCGGACGTAACCGGTTCGATGAGGGGTTGCTGCGGCGGTGGCGCCGAATGAACGACCGCATGCGGGAGATCGGCGTCGAAGCCTACTACCACGAGCAGAAGAAAAGCCCGCGCTACTGATGGCACGGGAACGCGAGGGTCTGAAACGGAAACCTTGGAGTAGAAATGTCCAGAAAAAGAGGTGTCTTGCCCATGCAGCCCAAAAACAGCTTGCTTCAGGCCGCGGAGAAGTGGTATGGAGGTCCGGCGGTCAAGGAAATCCTGGCCCGGACACTTCCCCGGGACGGCCTGTTCGCCTGGTACGAAGCATCCCGGATTCAGCAGCTGGACGGGTCGTTTCTGGCCAAATATTACGTC is drawn from Candidatus Desulforudis audaxviator MP104C and contains these coding sequences:
- a CDS encoding metallophosphoesterase family protein — encoded protein: MRGFVARIAARLAGTGWRLVAVELLAVITGAVFFVTVFGPAVYEVQGVFFRGELRPVLNGRTVLEIPPVGSLTADTHPTPIEIQITVQGVRPDVIGRQLYPQVDSNLISNFESKSQQTLTAFAARQVAFGALGAVIIFWALARPPSIRLVRAGIYGALLVGLTLGLTLHTYDRSAFREPEYHGAIAAAPRVMHMADQLLDKLQDFQNKTDLLVSNIQILSGQVDRLSLLGTAGEESNRRVLVIADIHNNPVGLDFAQALVHHFQVDTVLDAGDLTDFGSPLEAQAAAKLADLGVPYVFAPGNHDSTGVMDFVRGLPNGLLLNGRVEDVKGIKILGSPDPWAYVDAVTAVDADEERLLLQEQIDWLRGEFDRAQTKPDILLVHHPDVARAFAGQIPILISGHTHRTGFENLEGSWHINPGSTGAAGLRGLQSASEIPYAAVIIHFDGADRTAILADFITYHSLSGRFTVERRLMGKPNAENGSTFQDQEPPLRPPVQTRP
- a CDS encoding endonuclease III domain-containing protein yields the protein MQGFLLDVYERLYAHYGPRHWWPAESAFEVIVGAILTQQVSWRNVEKAIANLKARDSLSVEGILALPHAELGLLIRPTRYYNQKTQRLKDVCLVIREDFGGDTGLFLQQEPGALRRRLLAVRGIGKETADSILLYAAGRPVFVIDHYTHRILKRLGLAHGGESYDQLQHLFEAHLPLNAALFNEYHALLVTHGHRLCLKTGPRCPECPLSDLCAHASQAGVQPDGRQPAGTSVP
- a CDS encoding recombinase family protein → MTAIVYARQTKPSADAFSLDLQILECKEYALRVGCTEVEVFTDEGLSGWTLDRPGLQAALARIEEGGVSYFIFFELDCLARRLRDQMLLIKTLEDLGLQVAGVRTPIPHPVSLICLPQGYQSSYKIN
- a CDS encoding transposase, with product MAIIPQQRLFGWQEIDELGDLERFLLVVNHLPDEQLMQKLERERGKGRDDYPVRAVWNSILAGIVFQHVSVESLRRELCRNGQLWELCGFDPARGEDAVPPSYIYSRILVKLMRHADEVENIFTRLVDEIRVLLPDFGRILAIDSKAVSSLARGKKRDEEEKVQKPDGRRDTDADWGRKTYRGRKKGGTLWEKVVWWFGYKLHLVVDAVYELPVGFAVTKASASDVKEGHILIDRVAKEHPEIVARCEALAADKAFDDIKLNVKLWDEYRIKPVIDIRNTWRDGEETWLVTGKENIVYDYRGTVYCCCPETNKHREMAFGGFEKDRETLKYRCPARHYGVECRGMEQCAATGGIRIPLVEDRRIFTPLARSSYKWKTLYKKRTAVERVNARLDEAYGFEKHFIRGLKKMKLRCGLALMVMLAMAVGRLRQKQGIDLRSLVKAA
- a CDS encoding DUF5658 family protein, which gives rise to MKFSRLFHRAAKLIRPPERRLPVFIIAIWALTLADVALTHHGLQIGAICEGNPILAALFDISPALAAASVLLYVGLACVALWWARNKVVWLPAAVRVIVVVKVVVLGAHALWAFRIV